In Streptomyces erythrochromogenes, the DNA window ACGGGCGTTCCTCCGCGATGAGGAGCTTGACGGCTTCGCTGAGTCCGTAGGCGACGACGGTTGCGGCGGCCGCCACCGCCGCTCCGGCCAGACCGGGCGCGTCACGGCGGCGCAGCGCGCTCCAGACGAGCCAGGCCGACAGCAGGCCCAGGAACAGCAACGTGGCTTCGCTCGCCGCCTCCAGGACGGTCCCGGCCCACTCCGGCCCGTCCGTCACTCCCCCGTTCACCGCCCGGTACGCCCTCGCCGAGAGGCCCCCGGTGACGTGCACCGTTCCATCCGTGCCCCGTGTCCTGTCGGGCGCCAGCCACACCAGGGCGGCCGCCCCGGATCCGGCCGACGCGACCGCCACCGGAAGCCGCCTGCCCCACCCGTACCTCTTGATCGAATCCATGCCGCCGACCGTAGGAACCCGGCAGGCGGTGTGCCCCGGCCGAACGGCAGCCCGCCACCCCCACGTTCGTCGGGGTTGACGTGCACGGCCTGACCGCTGCCCGCGCCGCGCCGTACTCCCCTGCCGGGTGCCCGCGCACGCGGCCGCGAAGTATCTTGAAGGCGCTCAAGGGCGACCGGTCACCTGTCTTCGATCACGGGCGTCAGGCCGTCGAGGAGGGCTTTGAGGCCGAACTCGAAGAGCGCGTCGAGACGGAGGTCGTAGCCGTCCTCGAAGGTTGCGATCACCTTGGCGAAGGTCGGGAAGCGGCCGGATTCGACCAGGTCCCGGAGGGCAGGGGCCCGGCTGTCCATCCATTGCTCCGCCGACTGGCCCGTCGCCGCTTCGGCGTGCGCCTCCATCCCCAGGTGCACCGCCACGCCCTGGACATGGCTGTAGAGCAGCACGTGGATGTCGAACAGCGTCGTCGGGTCGAGGCCGCGGCCGTCGAGGGCGCCCAGCATCCGGTCGCCGTGGACCATCAGGTTCGGCACGAGCAACGGGCGGGTGAGGGAGCCGACCTGGGCCAGCCACGGGTGCTTCCGGTACAGGCCCCACAGGGTCCGGGCACCCAGCTACTGCCTGGCCCGGGACATCGGCGACCACCGCGCCGCGTACGCCCGCTACGAGCAGCGGATGCGCCCGTTCGTCGCCCTCAACCAGGCCCCGGCCACCGAGAGTCCCGGTGGTCCCGCCTCCGAGGAGTCCGTCACCCGGGCCAAGGACGCCATCTCGCTGAACAGTTGGGGCGGCCCGGCAGACGGGCGGCCGGGGCGGACGGCGGCCCGGCGGCCCCGATCGCGGGCGGCGGCCGGGGTCCCGGTAGCGTCCGCTCCATGACCGCTTGCGCTCTGGACACCCTCGTCCACCTCTGCCCGCCGCCGTCCGCCAATCCGTTGCCGACGGTGGACTGGGCGCGGGCCGAGCAGTCCCTCGGCACGGCCCTGCCCGCCGACTACAAGCGGCTCGTCGAGGCGTACGGCGACGGCGTCTTCGACGAGACGCTCTGGCTGCTGGTCCCCGACTCCGCCTACGCCGAATGCGACCTGCACGCGCAACGGGCGGAGCGGGACGAGATCCTGGCCGATCTGTGGGAGTCGGGCGAGAAGAAGCCGGCGGCTCTGCTGGAGGCGGGGGCCCGGGTCCTGCCGTGGGCGCACGAAGAGGGCACGGGCGCCTTCCTGTACTGGCTGGCCCGGCCCGATCAGCACCCCGACGAGTGGACCGTCCTCTACAACGAGGGGCGCGGCCCGATGTGGGAGCACCACGACACGGGGTGCGTGGCTTTCCTGCTCGCGGTCCTCACGGGAACGGCGGAGACGGCGTACTTCGGCCACCTCTACGAGGAACTGCAGCTGGCGGAGCACCGCTTCGAGACGGCGGACGAGACGCTCGGAGCCGCGCGGTGACGGTTCAGGCGTAGCGCTCGAAGAGGGACTCGATGTAGCCCTCCAGCCTGTGCGTCAGGACGCGGGCCGTGAGATCGGCGCGGCCCAGTTCCCGCCAGGGGACGGCGACCTTCTCCGCGTCCGGGGCGAAGCCCAGCGCGTCCAGCAGCCGCCAGTAGAGATGGGCGGTGCCGTCGGCCAGGCTTCCTCCCGCGGCGACGTAGCGGTCGGCGAACCCCATACCCGCGGGGACTCCGTGCAGGAGGGCGAGGGCCGTCGAGCAGTGGGCCACGTCCAGGTCGGCCGGGCCCCAGGAGGTCTCCACCCAGTCGACGACGCCACTGATCCGGAGATCGGCGCCGGTGCCCGTGAAGAGGACGTTGCCGGGACGGAAGTCCCGGTGCAGGAACCGGCCCTGATGGGCCGGCGGCTCCCGGCGGATGACGTCGACCGCACGCTGCCAGAGCTCGGGCCGCTCGGTGGCCGCGGGCGGGGTCACCCGCTCCGGAGAGGCCCAGGCCTGGTAGGTGCGGGGCCGTTGTGACGCGGTCACGGGCAGCCGGTGGATGCGCACCAGCTGTCGGGCGAGCAGTTCGGCGCGGTCCTCGGCGCCCTGGTCGTCCGTGCGCACGGTGCCCGGCAGCAGGGACATCAGCAGGGAGGGGTGGTCGCAGTACTGCGCCGTCGCGTCCACCGCCGTGAGCGAGGCCGCGGGCACGTCGGTGCCGGCGAGCAGGCGCAGGATGGCCGCCTCACGGGTCAGCAGGCCCTCCGCGTGCCGCACGTAGAAGGGCTTGACGAAGGACCGCAGGACGAGTGAGCGCCGACCGTCCGGACCGCAGAGGTCCAGGCGGCGCATCTCCGACGTCCAGCCGCCGCGCAGCCGCACGACCCTGTCGATGCGCTCCGCCCCGGACAGCCCCTTCTCCACCCAGGAGCGCGTGGCGCTCCAGCCCTGACTGTCGAGATCCGCCCCGGCACCCCCGGTCCCCTCACCCATGGAGCCATGCTATCCGCCTCGGCAGCGCGGGCGGACGCGCGAGAACGGTGTCGCCAGGGGCCGGACCACGCTCCTTCAGGAGCTGCCCCAGGCCTGCCCACAGGCCCCTGCGGACAGGCCGGGGCCTACGCGGCATGTGCCTTTCGGATGATCATTCCGCCATCCTGCCATGCCGGCCGCTGCCTCTGGCGGTCATTCACCGCGGTCGTCTTCGACGGCCACGTCGGCGGGCCAGGTGTCGTGCTCGATGAAGTGCCCCACGGCACGGGCGGCCACGTCGAAGGGGACGGTGTCCCGGTCGGCGTGGCTGTCGACCTGGCCGTTGGACAGCGGGTAGCCGTCGGAGGTGCCCCCGGCGCGCGGATCCACGAGGTGCTCACCCGGGTCGCCCTCCCCGTCCAGCAGTACGACCATGGCCCGTCGGCCGTTGGTGACCACGTTCAAGAGCCGTCCCGCGTCGCTCTCGAACCAGGTGTCCAGAGTCGCCCAGTCGCGCCGGTGCCACAGCAGTCGTCCGGCCTCCCCGCCGGAGTAGGTGTGGCCGGCAGACCCTCGCAGGTGCCAGCGGTTCGTAGCGTCGGTCAAGGTGCTCCTGCCTCGATCTGGCGTCCCCGAACAGCCGCACGACGCGTTTACGTCCGACAAGTGTGCAGCACGGGTCCCGGTGAGCCGCCGTCCGGGTCTGGGACCGTACGTGTGACAGACGCCGGCCGCTTCCCGCCGTGGGCCGCCTACCCCTTCCCCGATGCATCGGTCACCTCCTCGGCAGCGGCACCGGCCCCGGTGCCGCTGGGGAGCCGCTTCAAGGTGCTGCGGGCGTCCGGCTACGGCATGGCCACGCAGCAGCTGTCGGCGACCATCGACACGGCGCGCTTACGGCTGGAGGTACCGCCCGGCAACGGCGCGGACGCGGTGCGCCTGCGGTACGCCGACCGGGTGTCCGCGCTGCCTGCCTGCGAGGCGGTGTACGCGGAGGCGGTGGCGGAGCGGCCGGGCATGCCGGCCCGGCGGCCCGGGTGGGACCGTGGGACCGTGCTGGCACCCCAGGGCGGCCGCGACGGCGGCTCACGGACGGCGGGCCCGCAGCCGTTGCGGCTTGCGAGTCCGCCGCCGGGCGACTGCCAGGCCAGGACGGCCAGCAGTTCCGCGCCGCGGACGCGGGCCTCGGCCGCCGCCCTGTGCAGCGCCGTCGGGCTTCCCGGGGTACCCGTCACACCGACCACGACTCTCGCCACGGCTTCCGTTCCCTTCTTCTGCATGTGCCGGTTCACATGAAAGGGCTCCGGGGAGGATCCCGGGGCGCTGTTGACGGCTCTCTCACGCCGGTATCCGCGACCATGACGGGTTCCTGACGCCGACCCGCCCCGCGCCGCCCGCCCCCGCCCCGGCCGTCAGCGATGCGTATGGACTCGGCCGGTCGCCGTAAGAGCCGCGTTACGGAGCGGCCCCGGGCTGGGGAAGGCGGGGATAGCTTCGTTGCCGTGCCCCGGACCGCCTCCCCGCATCCGGGGCCTCATCCGCCACTCGTGGTTCCCCAGGAGGGCCCCATGTGTCTGTTCCAGTACGACGACCCCGAGCCCGAGGAACGGGTCCCGGCCGGACCCCTCTACGTGCCCGTCCGGCCGGGTACCGCGGAGGTGGTGCTCCGGATGTTCCGCACCCCTCTGGGCGACCGCACCGCCGTCGGTTTCACCCGCCCCGATCTGCTGGCGAGGACGCTCGGCGCGGGGCATCCCTGGATCCGGCTGTCCGAGTCCGCACTGCGCGCCCTGGCCGCACCGCTCGGCGGGTGCCGGCTCACGATCGACCCGACCTTCACCGCTCCCGCCGTCACCCCGGTGCCGGCGCGGACGGCCGACGTCGCGGCCCGCGCTCTCTGAGGGGGAAGTCCCGATGACCATTGCCGTTCTCTCCGAGGTCGCCACCGGCGCGGAGGATCTGTCCATCTGGCCCGCGTCCACGCGGCGGCTCCCGCACGGCGGCCTGGCCGTCGGCGGGGTGTCGCTGGCGGAGGTGGCCGACCGGTTCGAGACGCCGGCCTACGTCCTTGACGAGGGGGAGGTGCGCGGGCGCTGCCGGACCTACCAGGACGCCTTCCCCGACGCAGACGTGCTGTACGCCGCGAAGGCGTTCCTGTCGCGGGCCGTGGTGCGCTGGGTACGGGAGGAAGGCCTCGGCCTGGACGTGTGCTCGGCCGGGGAACTGGAGTTGGCCGTCACTGCCGGATTCCCGCCCGAGCGCATCGTGCTGCACGGCAACGCCAAGTCGCCGCGCGACCTGGAGGCGGCGCTGCGCCTCGGCGTCGGGCGGATCGTCATCGACGGGCCGTCGGAAATCGCCCGGATCGCGGCCGCCGTCGGCCCCGAGGGGCACCAGAAGGTCATGGTGCGGGTGGTGCCGGGCGTGTCGGCCGGGGGCCACGACAAGATCCGTACGGGCACGGACGACCAGAAGTTCGGCCTGTCCCTCACCGACGGGAGCGCGCAGCACGCCGTCTCGCGGATCCTGGGCCAGCCGCAGCTCGAACTGACCGGCCTGCACTGCCACATCGGCTCCCAGATCACCGAGGTGAAGCCGTACCTGGTGGCCCTGCGCCGCATGGTCGGGCTGATGGCGCGCATCCGCGACGCGCACGGCATCGTCCTGCCGGAGCTGGACATGGGCGGCGGCCACGGCATCGCCTACCGGCCCGGCGAACCCGCCCTCGACCTGACCGCGTTGGCCCGGCGGCTGCGCGCGGAGCTCGTCGCGGGCTGCGGCGCGGCCCGGCTGGCCGTACCGCGGCTCCTCATCGAGCCCGGACGAGCGGTCGTCGGGCCGGCCGGCGTCGCCCTGTACCGCGTGCTCGCCGTCAAGCACACCGGCGAGAAGGTGTTCGTGGCCGTCGACGGCGGCATGAGCGACAACCCGCGGCCCGCCCTGTACGGGGTGCGCTACGCGCCCCGCCTGCTCGGCCGCGCCTCGACCGCCGGACCCCGTACGGCCACGGTCGTCGGCCGGCACTGCGAGGCGGGCGACATCCTCGCGGCCGATGTGGAGCTGCCGGGCGACGTCCACCCCGGCGACCTGCTCGCCGTACCGGTGGCCGGCGCCTACCAGCTGTCGATGGCCTCCGGCTACAACCTGGTCGGCCGCCCCGCGGTCGTCGCGGTACACGAGGGCACGGCCCGGGTGCTGGTCAGGCGCGAGACCCTGGACGACTTCCGCAACCGGGACGTCGGCGACTGACGCCAGCACACGGCTCAGCGGGCGGCGAGGCGCTCCAGCAGGGCGGTGCTCCGTGCCAGCAACGCCCGCTCCTCGTCGGTGAGTTCGGCCTCGATGACCTGTGCGAGCCAGCCGGCTCTGCGGCCGCGCTCGGCTTCGAGCGCGGCCCGGCCCGCGTCCGACAGCTCGACCAGGGACTTGCGGCCGTCCGTGGGGTGAGGCCGGCGCGTGATCAGGTCCTGCTCCATGAGCAGCCCCACCGCCCGGGCCATCGACTGGGGGCGCACGCGCTGGTCGGCGGCGAGGTCGCTGGTGGTCATGGGGCCGTTGCGGTCGAGCGCGCCGAGCACGGCGGCCTGGCCCAGCGGGATGCGGTCCTCGTCCTTGACGCGCCGGACGAGCCTGCCCATCGCGATGCGCAGTTCGGCGGCGATGGCGGCGGCTTCCGAGGTGGGCATAGGGCACTTTACCCCGTTGGTCAGCAAAGCTGTGCACCTGACCTGTACAGCATTGCTGCGCAGCAATGCTGTACAGCAGAACTGAACAGCATTGCTGTATGGTTTTTGGTGTCGGGGCCGGCGCCAGCGCTGTCGCAGCCGGGGCCCCGGCACATGACAACGGGAGGAACCACCATGTCCGAACAGGCCGCCGGAAGCGGCGACGCCCGCATCGAGACCGTCACCGCCCGCCGGATCATCGACAGCCGGGGCAACCCCACCGTCGAGGTCGACGTCGTCCTGACGGACGGGTCCCTGGGGCGCGCGGCCGTCCCCTCCGGCGCCTCCACCGGCGCCCGGGAGGCCGTGGAACTGCGCGACGGGGACCCCGCGCGCTGGCACGGCAAGGGCGTGGACCGCGCGGTGGCCCACGTCAACGGGGAGATCGCGGCGTCCGTGCGCGGCCGGGACGCGGCGGACCAGTCGGGCCTCGACGCCGCGCTGGTCGCGCTCGACGGCACGACCACGAAGTCCCGACTCGGCGCGAACGCCATCCTCGGCGTCTCCCTCGCCGCCGCCAAGGCCGCGGCGGCGGCCCACCGCCAGCCGCTCTACCGCTACCTCGGCGGCGCCGGCGCCCACCTCCTGCCGCTGCCGATGATGAACATCGTCAACGGCGGCGCCCACGCCGACAATCCGCTGGACTTCCAGGAGTTCATGATCGCGCCCGTGGGCGCGGACACCTTCGCCGAAGCCGTCCGCATGGGCAGCGAGGTCTTCCACACCCTGCGCCGCGACCTGCTGGCTGCCGGGCACTCCACGGGCGTCGGCGACGAGGGCGGCTTCGCACCCGCGCTGCGCACCGCCGAGGAGGCGCTCGACTTCGTGGTGGCGGCCATCGAGCGCACCGGCTACCGCCCCGGCGCGGACATCGGCCTGGTCATGGACCCGGCGTCGTCGGAGTTCTTCCGCGACGGGGTGTACGACTACGCGGGCGAGGGGGTGCGCCGCACCCCCTCCGAGCACGCCGACCACCTGGCGAAGCTCATCGACGCCTACCCGGTCGTCTCGATCGAGGACCCGATGGCGGAGAACGACTGGGACGGCTGGCGCGAGCTGACCGCCCGCGTCGGCGACCGCTGCCAGCTCACCGGCGACGACGTGTTCTGCACCGACGAGGCGCTGCTGCGGGAGGGTATCCGCATCGGCGTCGGCAACTCGGTGCTGGTCAAGGTCAACCAGATCGGGACCCTGACCGAGGCGCTGGCCACGGTGGCCACGGCCCACCGGGCGGGGTGGACGGCCGTCATGTCGCACCGCTCGGGCGAGACGGAGGACACCACCATCGCGGATCTGGCGGTGGCGACCGGCTGCGGCCAGATCAAGACCGGTTCGCTCTCCCGCTCCGACCGCACGGCGAAGTACAACCAGCTCATCCGGATCGAGGAGGAACTGGGCGACGCGGCGCGCTTCGCGGGCCGCTCCGCCCTGCGCCGGGCCTGAACGGCGCCCCGCCCTCAGGGCCGGTAGACGATCTCGATGCCCATCGCGGCGATGATTCCCCAGACGCCGAGGCCGAGCAGCCACATGGCTTCGAGGGCGGCACCGGTGGCGATGACGGTCAGGCCGGCCGCCCCGAGGGCGCGCACGGTCCGGCGGATGCCGCGGTCGGGAAGCCAGTCGCTGGTCACGTGACGAGAATCCCGCCGGACCCACGCGATGGCGAGGGTCCGACTGGATTCCTGTCGGCGTCTTGATGCCGGTGCGTCAGCCGGCGTCGCCGGTGAGGCGGAAGCGCACCCGGCAGATGACCGCGTCGGTGTCCCGGCGGACGGCGTGGGCGACGACGGAGCCGCGCTGGTCCTGCAGCACCCGCTGCCACAGGTGGGCGGGTTCGGTCTCCGGGATGAGGACGGTCACCTGGACGTCCGGGCGGGTCCGCGCCAGTGCGCGTCCGTAGCCGGAAACGGGCCGGCCGAGCGTGCGGGTGTCCGAGGGGAGCTCGAGGAGTGCGACGCCCGGCTTCCACAACTCCCGGTCACGCCACAGGGCTTCGGCCGCCACCCGGGACCTCGGGGGCCGGGTGGGTGACGGTGACGGCGTACGAGCCGCCGCTGTCCGGGAAGGCGGCGATCACCTGCCGGTCCGAGGCAACGAGCACGGCCAGGAGCGCGGCGAGGCCCTGGAGTGCGGTCAGCCGGTGCCGGTCCCCTGCCGGGGCGTCGCCGTCACGCCGGTATCGGGCGGCTCATCCGCGCCCGGTACCAGCAACACCATCGGCCAACGCAATCGGCAATCGGCAATCGGCAGAGAAGAAGAGTCGGATCATGGGGCGCGGCAAGCTCCGCATCCACCTCGGCGC includes these proteins:
- a CDS encoding TetR/AcrR family transcriptional regulator C-terminal domain-containing protein; the protein is MGARTLWGLYRKHPWLAQVGSLTRPLLVPNLMVHGDRMLGALDGRGLDPTTLFDIHVLLYSHVQGVAVHLGMEAHAEAATGQSAEQWMDSRAPALRDLVESGRFPTFAKVIATFEDGYDLRLDALFEFGLKALLDGLTPVIEDR
- a CDS encoding SMI1/KNR4 family protein: MTACALDTLVHLCPPPSANPLPTVDWARAEQSLGTALPADYKRLVEAYGDGVFDETLWLLVPDSAYAECDLHAQRAERDEILADLWESGEKKPAALLEAGARVLPWAHEEGTGAFLYWLARPDQHPDEWTVLYNEGRGPMWEHHDTGCVAFLLAVLTGTAETAYFGHLYEELQLAEHRFETADETLGAAR
- a CDS encoding phosphotransferase family protein; the protein is MGEGTGGAGADLDSQGWSATRSWVEKGLSGAERIDRVVRLRGGWTSEMRRLDLCGPDGRRSLVLRSFVKPFYVRHAEGLLTREAAILRLLAGTDVPAASLTAVDATAQYCDHPSLLMSLLPGTVRTDDQGAEDRAELLARQLVRIHRLPVTASQRPRTYQAWASPERVTPPAATERPELWQRAVDVIRREPPAHQGRFLHRDFRPGNVLFTGTGADLRISGVVDWVETSWGPADLDVAHCSTALALLHGVPAGMGFADRYVAAGGSLADGTAHLYWRLLDALGFAPDAEKVAVPWRELGRADLTARVLTHRLEGYIESLFERYA
- a CDS encoding SAV_915 family protein, with translation MCLFQYDDPEPEERVPAGPLYVPVRPGTAEVVLRMFRTPLGDRTAVGFTRPDLLARTLGAGHPWIRLSESALRALAAPLGGCRLTIDPTFTAPAVTPVPARTADVAARAL
- the lysA gene encoding diaminopimelate decarboxylase, which encodes MTIAVLSEVATGAEDLSIWPASTRRLPHGGLAVGGVSLAEVADRFETPAYVLDEGEVRGRCRTYQDAFPDADVLYAAKAFLSRAVVRWVREEGLGLDVCSAGELELAVTAGFPPERIVLHGNAKSPRDLEAALRLGVGRIVIDGPSEIARIAAAVGPEGHQKVMVRVVPGVSAGGHDKIRTGTDDQKFGLSLTDGSAQHAVSRILGQPQLELTGLHCHIGSQITEVKPYLVALRRMVGLMARIRDAHGIVLPELDMGGGHGIAYRPGEPALDLTALARRLRAELVAGCGAARLAVPRLLIEPGRAVVGPAGVALYRVLAVKHTGEKVFVAVDGGMSDNPRPALYGVRYAPRLLGRASTAGPRTATVVGRHCEAGDILAADVELPGDVHPGDLLAVPVAGAYQLSMASGYNLVGRPAVVAVHEGTARVLVRRETLDDFRNRDVGD
- a CDS encoding MarR family winged helix-turn-helix transcriptional regulator, which encodes MPTSEAAAIAAELRIAMGRLVRRVKDEDRIPLGQAAVLGALDRNGPMTTSDLAADQRVRPQSMARAVGLLMEQDLITRRPHPTDGRKSLVELSDAGRAALEAERGRRAGWLAQVIEAELTDEERALLARSTALLERLAAR
- the eno gene encoding phosphopyruvate hydratase is translated as MSEQAAGSGDARIETVTARRIIDSRGNPTVEVDVVLTDGSLGRAAVPSGASTGAREAVELRDGDPARWHGKGVDRAVAHVNGEIAASVRGRDAADQSGLDAALVALDGTTTKSRLGANAILGVSLAAAKAAAAAHRQPLYRYLGGAGAHLLPLPMMNIVNGGAHADNPLDFQEFMIAPVGADTFAEAVRMGSEVFHTLRRDLLAAGHSTGVGDEGGFAPALRTAEEALDFVVAAIERTGYRPGADIGLVMDPASSEFFRDGVYDYAGEGVRRTPSEHADHLAKLIDAYPVVSIEDPMAENDWDGWRELTARVGDRCQLTGDDVFCTDEALLREGIRIGVGNSVLVKVNQIGTLTEALATVATAHRAGWTAVMSHRSGETEDTTIADLAVATGCGQIKTGSLSRSDRTAKYNQLIRIEEELGDAARFAGRSALRRA